Proteins encoded in a region of the Methanofollis tationis genome:
- a CDS encoding CBS domain-containing protein, with product MKRAEDVMVRIPVLTTDEHMTRARQVLRDDIFREIAVTDPKGRYVGYIDITDALRVTDTKSDILIKGFVRAGSTVPPGASLIAVSQAIMEKNTDIAVVVDDENHVLGGVLLSEIFPILCTREDLRGMVRDCMENRPPVCNAEDNLGKIYSKMIETGISAFAVIKEKSLIGMLSRRDILNNGRVRKSLESGGKVPVESVMTTPVITIEKDESISAAAELMVSHDLSQLPVVDGDLLVGMIDRHGVLNGLHTKE from the coding sequence ATGAAAAGGGCCGAAGACGTAATGGTGAGGATCCCCGTCCTTACCACAGACGAACACATGACCCGGGCACGCCAGGTGCTACGGGACGACATATTTCGCGAAATCGCGGTCACCGATCCAAAGGGACGGTATGTCGGCTACATCGACATAACCGATGCCCTGCGGGTCACTGATACAAAGTCCGACATCCTCATCAAAGGCTTTGTCAGAGCGGGCTCAACCGTGCCGCCCGGCGCATCGCTGATCGCCGTATCACAGGCGATCATGGAGAAAAATACCGACATCGCCGTCGTCGTCGACGATGAAAACCATGTGCTCGGCGGCGTCCTGCTCTCAGAGATCTTCCCGATCCTCTGCACGCGTGAGGACCTGCGGGGAATGGTCAGAGACTGCATGGAGAACCGGCCGCCGGTATGCAATGCAGAGGACAATCTGGGCAAGATATATTCGAAAATGATAGAAACCGGCATTTCGGCCTTTGCAGTCATAAAAGAAAAGAGCCTGATCGGAATGCTGTCACGGAGGGATATCTTAAATAACGGAAGGGTGAGAAAGAGCCTGGAGAGCGGGGGGAAAGTGCCGGTCGAAAGCGTCATGACGACACCGGTCATCACCATCGAAAAGGACGAGAGCATCAGCGCCGCTGCAGAGCTGATGGTCAGCCACGATCTTTCCCAGCTGCCTGTAGTCGACGGCGATCTCCTTGTTGGAATGATCGACAGACATGGCGTGCTGAACGGGCTTCATACAAAGGAATGA
- a CDS encoding Zn-ribbon domain-containing protein — translation MPHKCTRCGREFEDGSTGILKGCPSCGGKKFLYIRESTRHEDVLEEKTIEEIAEETGEEELEVREEEEAPKRVECYDRVESIRIVGPGSYELNIEKLAQSEEMVVSLGREGKYMVDILSMHKKDNKKSSKK, via the coding sequence ATGCCGCATAAGTGCACCAGATGTGGAAGAGAGTTCGAGGACGGTTCGACCGGGATCCTGAAGGGCTGCCCGAGCTGCGGGGGGAAGAAGTTCCTCTACATCAGGGAATCGACGCGGCACGAGGATGTGCTCGAGGAGAAGACGATCGAGGAGATCGCCGAGGAGACCGGTGAGGAGGAACTCGAGGTCAGGGAGGAGGAGGAGGCCCCGAAGCGTGTCGAGTGCTATGACCGCGTCGAGTCGATCCGTATCGTCGGGCCTGGTTCGTATGAACTGAACATCGAGAAACTCGCACAGAGCGAGGAGATGGTCGTCAGCCTGGGCAGAGAGGGGAAATATATGGTGGATATCCTCTCGATGCATAAAAAGGACAATAAAAAGTCTTCGAAGAAGTAG
- a CDS encoding KamA family radical SAM protein yields MKLRYLTGVDQIDALSPEEKIMLQKVEEKFAFRSNDYYVSLIDWDDPADPIRRIAVPDPMELEESGVLDPSRESNYTVAPGLQHKYRETALLLVSDMCGTFCRFCFRKRLFMDRGAEVTRDVTEEIEYIRHHPEITNVLLTGGDPLIMATAKLEPIVAAIRGIEHVGIIRIGSKMPAFNPYRVLDDPSLSEMIRKYSTPEKRIYIMAQFNHPRELTPQAVEALGLLLSAGAIVVNQTPILRGVNDDPAVLADLFRKLSFIGVPPYYVFQCRPTLGNRMFQVPVEESYAIIEAAKAQVSGLAKRARFVISHATGKIEVAGLTDEYVFFKYHQAADPEKIGTFMAFRRNPDALWFDDYTESVVDVPVPPEIGEASG; encoded by the coding sequence ATGAAACTGCGATACCTGACAGGCGTCGACCAGATCGATGCATTGAGCCCTGAAGAGAAGATCATGCTGCAGAAGGTGGAGGAGAAATTCGCTTTCCGCTCGAACGATTATTATGTTTCCCTCATCGATTGGGACGATCCGGCCGACCCAATCAGGCGGATCGCCGTGCCTGACCCGATGGAGCTGGAGGAGTCGGGTGTCCTTGACCCCTCCAGGGAGTCGAACTATACGGTTGCTCCGGGTCTCCAGCACAAGTACCGGGAGACCGCCCTCTTACTGGTATCGGACATGTGCGGGACGTTCTGCCGCTTCTGCTTCAGAAAACGCCTGTTCATGGACCGGGGCGCCGAGGTGACGCGGGACGTCACAGAAGAGATCGAGTATATCAGGCATCACCCCGAGATCACGAATGTGCTCCTGACCGGCGGGGATCCCCTGATCATGGCGACCGCGAAGCTCGAACCGATCGTGGCGGCGATCAGGGGGATCGAGCATGTGGGGATCATCAGGATCGGGTCGAAGATGCCGGCCTTCAACCCGTACCGGGTCCTGGACGATCCCTCTCTGTCCGAGATGATCAGGAAATACTCGACGCCCGAGAAGCGGATCTACATCATGGCGCAGTTCAACCACCCGCGTGAGCTCACGCCGCAGGCGGTGGAGGCGCTCGGCCTCCTGCTCTCTGCGGGTGCGATCGTGGTGAACCAGACGCCCATCCTGCGCGGGGTGAACGACGATCCGGCGGTGCTCGCCGATCTGTTCAGGAAACTCTCGTTCATCGGGGTGCCGCCGTACTATGTCTTCCAGTGCCGCCCGACCCTGGGGAACCGGATGTTCCAGGTGCCGGTGGAGGAGAGTTATGCGATCATCGAGGCGGCGAAGGCGCAGGTCTCGGGGCTCGCGAAGAGGGCGCGGTTTGTGATCTCCCATGCGACCGGGAAGATCGAGGTCGCCGGCCTCACCGACGAGTATGTCTTCTTCAAGTACCATCAGGCGGCCGATCCTGAGAAGATCGGGACGTTCATGGCCTTCAGGCGGAACCCTGATGCCCTGTGGTTCGACGATTATACCGAATCGGTGGTCGATGTGCCAGTGCCGCCCGAGATCGGGGAGGCGTCGGGGTGA
- a CDS encoding CBS domain-containing protein, which produces MYVETRVPLKEVMRVNPTTIEAEATVAKAAAHMCRDEVGSCIVLSGNVPIGIVSEQDMNCKVVARDLKPSSVYVRDIMSTPLITIELDKTVGEAAQMMIKHRVRRLPVVENGKVLGMVTVRDLLGVANELNEIMSDLIVINREENYAMGICDRCGKMSDDLTPMDAVMLCKECREEERLR; this is translated from the coding sequence ATGTACGTAGAAACCAGGGTTCCGCTGAAGGAAGTGATGAGGGTCAACCCTACCACCATCGAGGCTGAAGCAACGGTCGCAAAAGCCGCGGCTCACATGTGCCGAGATGAAGTCGGGAGCTGCATCGTCCTTTCGGGGAACGTACCCATTGGCATCGTTTCCGAACAGGATATGAACTGCAAGGTCGTTGCACGGGATCTCAAACCGAGCTCGGTCTATGTCAGAGACATCATGAGCACTCCCCTCATCACCATCGAGTTGGACAAAACCGTGGGGGAGGCGGCACAGATGATGATCAAACACCGGGTGCGCAGACTTCCGGTGGTTGAGAACGGGAAAGTCCTGGGCATGGTCACGGTCAGAGATCTTCTCGGCGTTGCAAACGAACTCAACGAAATCATGTCGGATCTCATCGTCATCAACCGGGAGGAAAACTATGCCATGGGCATCTGCGACCGGTGTGGAAAGATGAGCGATGACCTTACTCCTATGGACGCGGTCATGCTGTGTAAAGAATGCAGGGAGGAGGAGCGTTTGAGATGA
- a CDS encoding deoxyhypusine synthase — MHMNPRRSVMPTNDVSSLLGEMSESGFQGRKLGESVKIWSEMVQDPGCTILLGLSGAMIPAGMQECIIEIVRRRYVDAIVSTGANIFHDIVEHLGIRHYAGHHVVDDAALYTKGIDRIYDVFAYEEEFRSVDWRVADFAGTIAPFHASSAEFIRRLAGFITEKAPEGRSITATAAAMGVPIFVPALCDSSIGIALTVARRRGVDIGIDQIADADELTRIVENSKKTGVIYVGGGVPKNFIQQTQVIASMHDLDLGGHAYAVQYTTDAPHWGGLSGCTFEEAISWGKESPRTRQVQCFCDATIALPIVTSALIGSGLERAQPFKG; from the coding sequence ATGCATATGAACCCACGCCGATCGGTCATGCCGACAAACGACGTATCGTCCCTCCTTGGCGAAATGAGCGAGAGCGGATTTCAGGGGAGAAAACTCGGGGAATCCGTAAAAATATGGTCTGAGATGGTCCAGGACCCCGGGTGCACCATCCTGCTCGGCCTCTCAGGCGCCATGATCCCGGCCGGCATGCAGGAGTGCATCATCGAGATCGTACGCCGGCGCTACGTGGATGCGATCGTCTCCACCGGCGCAAACATCTTCCACGACATCGTCGAACACCTGGGCATCCGCCATTATGCCGGCCACCATGTCGTCGATGACGCTGCCCTGTATACAAAAGGGATCGACCGCATCTACGATGTTTTTGCATACGAAGAAGAGTTCAGGAGCGTGGACTGGCGGGTCGCAGATTTCGCCGGGACGATCGCACCCTTCCACGCCTCTTCGGCCGAGTTCATACGCAGGCTCGCAGGCTTTATCACGGAAAAAGCCCCGGAAGGGCGATCGATCACCGCCACAGCCGCCGCCATGGGCGTGCCGATCTTCGTTCCCGCCCTCTGCGACTCATCCATCGGCATCGCCCTGACCGTGGCCCGTCGCAGGGGCGTCGATATCGGCATCGACCAGATCGCCGACGCCGACGAGTTGACGCGGATCGTCGAGAACTCGAAAAAGACCGGGGTCATCTATGTCGGCGGAGGGGTGCCGAAAAACTTCATCCAGCAGACGCAGGTGATCGCCTCGATGCACGACCTCGACCTCGGCGGGCATGCCTATGCCGTTCAGTACACCACCGACGCCCCGCACTGGGGCGGACTCTCCGGGTGCACCTTTGAAGAGGCGATCTCATGGGGCAAGGAATCGCCACGGACAAGGCAGGTCCAGTGTTTCTGCGACGCCACCATCGCCCTGCCCATCGTCACGTCGGCGCTGATCGGGAGCGGACTGGAACGGGCACAGCCCTTCAAGGGCTGA
- a CDS encoding Era-like GTP-binding protein yields MNFLVRARQRVSTFLNAFFRRKRSRIGIYGPPNAGKTTLANRIVRDWTGDAVGPVSEIPHETRRARRKEDITITGTNGSSVIIDIVDTPGVTTKIDYNEFLEYGLEKEEAIKRAREATEGVAEAMHWLRDDIDGVIYMLDSTQDPFMQVNIMMIGIIESRKLPVIIVANKIDLPDATPQRIRSAFPQHPVIPISGMEGSNVEQLYEKMTEMFG; encoded by the coding sequence ATGAATTTTCTGGTTCGGGCAAGACAACGGGTATCTACATTTCTCAATGCGTTTTTTAGAAGAAAGCGGTCAAGAATTGGTATTTATGGTCCTCCCAATGCTGGTAAGACCACACTTGCCAATAGGATCGTGAGGGACTGGACCGGCGACGCCGTCGGTCCGGTTTCCGAGATTCCGCATGAGACGCGGCGGGCCCGAAGGAAGGAAGACATCACGATCACGGGCACGAACGGCAGCTCGGTGATCATCGATATCGTCGATACACCCGGCGTGACGACGAAGATCGATTACAACGAGTTCCTCGAGTACGGCCTTGAGAAGGAGGAGGCGATCAAGCGGGCACGGGAGGCGACTGAGGGTGTCGCCGAGGCGATGCACTGGCTCCGCGATGATATCGACGGCGTCATCTACATGCTCGACTCCACCCAGGATCCCTTCATGCAGGTCAATATTATGATGATCGGGATCATCGAGAGCCGGAAACTCCCGGTGATCATCGTTGCCAACAAGATTGACCTCCCTGACGCCACCCCTCAGCGCATCAGGAGCGCCTTCCCGCAGCACCCGGTGATCCCTATATCTGGGATGGAGGGGAGCAATGTTGAGCAGCTCTACGAGAAGATGACCGAGATGTTTGGGTGA
- a CDS encoding CBS domain-containing protein — protein sequence MKAEDVMSSPVRVVAPEDTVAYARNQMIKHKISRVLVMEGDRLAGIITKKDLAYRLRNTDPVWRRRPIDRIPVSLLMTPAPIVVDPETSIRDLAALMLDRMISGIPVVNSDEVIGIVTKSDILRSASVQKLDVPVTALMEEAITVSRYHSLDHVVDLFSESGGKLIVVNNDGTLAGIITETNLAFYEYANEAGEIPEKDIKMLRKETSGGRKSFRYILEVSAVAEDVMTHPVVTTGPETTAAAAVKMMIDHHINSMVIARGSEILGIVKRDNILQEVAK from the coding sequence ATGAAAGCAGAGGATGTGATGTCATCACCGGTCAGAGTGGTAGCGCCTGAAGACACCGTTGCGTATGCGAGAAACCAGATGATCAAGCACAAGATCTCGCGCGTCCTGGTGATGGAGGGAGACCGCCTTGCCGGCATCATTACCAAGAAGGATCTTGCCTACCGCCTCAGAAATACCGATCCGGTCTGGCGGAGACGGCCAATCGACCGCATCCCTGTTTCCTTACTGATGACGCCGGCCCCGATTGTCGTGGACCCCGAGACGAGCATCAGGGATCTCGCTGCCCTCATGCTCGACCGGATGATCAGCGGCATCCCCGTCGTCAACAGCGACGAAGTGATCGGCATCGTTACGAAATCAGACATCCTGAGGTCAGCATCGGTTCAAAAACTCGACGTCCCGGTCACCGCCCTCATGGAGGAGGCGATCACGGTCAGCCGGTATCATTCGCTTGACCACGTCGTCGATCTCTTCTCTGAGAGCGGAGGAAAACTGATCGTCGTCAACAATGACGGAACGCTCGCCGGAATCATCACCGAAACAAACCTCGCCTTTTACGAGTATGCAAACGAAGCCGGAGAGATACCCGAAAAAGATATTAAAATGCTGAGAAAAGAAACATCTGGCGGCAGGAAGTCATTCAGATATATTCTGGAGGTCTCTGCGGTCGCCGAAGACGTAATGACCCATCCTGTCGTGACCACCGGCCCCGAGACCACCGCCGCAGCAGCGGTGAAGATGATGATCGACCACCACATCAACAGTATGGTCATCGCGCGAGGATCCGAGATCCTCGGGATCGTAAAGAGAGACAACATCTTACAGGAAGTGGCAAAATGA
- a CDS encoding CBS domain-containing protein, with product MHKNNQNMKQGDKLLKMPGKLDRGPIEFKSRIVESEGEVMAIATREVISVPPTMSIISAIETMTEYGFRRLPITDAGTKRLLGIVTARDSIDFLGGGDHFNLVRVKHNGNLLAAINESVREIMTQRVTTIPHTASIADVTEIIVTKKIGGLPIVDEEEVLTGIVTERDVMKALATEETDIMVEEIMSTGLRVTGPEAPIGTVTREMITHGFRRLPLVMDDVLYGIVSASDIMKYLGTGEVFKRLSTGDVAEVMALPVRSLTSGELITTVPDANINDAALKMLQRKVGALPVIEDGRLIGLVTEFDLVKAFSGK from the coding sequence ATGCATAAGAACAACCAGAATATGAAACAGGGAGACAAGCTCCTGAAAATGCCCGGCAAACTTGACCGCGGCCCGATCGAGTTCAAGTCCAGAATCGTCGAGTCCGAAGGCGAGGTGATGGCGATCGCCACGCGTGAGGTCATATCGGTACCGCCGACGATGAGCATCATCAGCGCCATCGAGACGATGACCGAGTACGGCTTCCGCCGGCTTCCGATCACCGACGCAGGGACAAAACGGCTCCTCGGCATCGTCACGGCACGGGACAGCATTGACTTCCTGGGCGGCGGCGATCATTTCAATCTGGTCAGGGTCAAGCACAACGGCAACCTGCTTGCAGCCATCAACGAGAGTGTCAGAGAGATCATGACCCAGCGGGTGACGACCATCCCGCACACCGCATCGATCGCCGACGTCACCGAGATCATCGTCACAAAAAAGATTGGCGGCCTGCCCATCGTTGACGAGGAGGAAGTCCTCACCGGGATCGTCACCGAGCGGGACGTGATGAAGGCGCTTGCCACTGAAGAGACCGATATCATGGTCGAAGAGATCATGAGCACGGGGCTGCGGGTCACCGGCCCGGAGGCACCGATCGGAACGGTGACGCGGGAGATGATCACGCACGGGTTCAGGCGTCTCCCTCTGGTCATGGACGACGTCCTCTACGGGATCGTTTCGGCATCGGATATCATGAAGTATCTCGGCACCGGCGAAGTGTTCAAGCGCCTCTCGACCGGCGACGTTGCCGAGGTAATGGCCCTCCCGGTGAGGAGCCTCACGTCAGGAGAACTCATCACCACCGTCCCTGACGCAAATATCAACGATGCAGCACTGAAGATGCTGCAGAGGAAGGTCGGTGCGCTTCCGGTCATCGAAGACGGGAGACTGATCGGCCTGGTAACCGAATTTGACCTTGTGAAAGCATTTTCCGGGAAGTGA
- a CDS encoding RNA-guided endonuclease InsQ/TnpB family protein has translation MIISYKYRAYPDATVETRLHETLDTCRWLYNKLLEECTTAREGGISPTMRGMQARIVTLKDENPSLKSVYSRVLQMVNYTLWSNIAALSQTKRRGRKIGKLRFKSAFRYRTLNYNQSGFKIDREQSTITFSKIGAIPFTMHRPYTGKVKGVLITRSGDGWYVIIQAEQEASASKREGRSVGIDVGLNSFAVDSEGAVIENPRFYEHSLNQIRKLQQSIARKKRFSQNWKKAKSRLEKVYDHITNQKKDFLHKLSRQYVDTYAAICVEDLNIKSLKEKGNATGLHRSIHDASWGRFYSYLSYKAESAGTKLVKVDPRNTSQMCSNCGSIVKKTLSERVHECP, from the coding sequence ATGATCATTTCCTACAAGTATCGGGCGTATCCGGATGCAACCGTGGAAACACGATTGCACGAGACACTTGATACCTGTAGGTGGCTCTACAACAAACTCCTCGAAGAATGCACCACAGCAAGGGAGGGTGGGATCTCCCCGACGATGCGAGGAATGCAGGCGCGGATCGTCACGCTGAAGGATGAGAATCCGTCTCTGAAGAGCGTGTATTCCAGGGTGCTTCAGATGGTGAACTATACCCTCTGGAGTAACATCGCTGCACTCTCGCAGACGAAGAGGAGAGGACGGAAAATCGGCAAACTCAGGTTCAAGAGTGCATTCCGATACCGGACGCTCAACTACAACCAGTCCGGGTTCAAGATCGACCGCGAACAGAGCACGATCACGTTCTCAAAGATCGGGGCAATTCCGTTCACGATGCACCGACCATACACGGGAAAGGTGAAGGGTGTTCTGATCACTCGTTCCGGTGATGGATGGTACGTGATCATTCAGGCAGAGCAGGAGGCTTCCGCGTCAAAGCGGGAAGGACGGTCTGTCGGGATCGATGTCGGTCTGAACTCGTTTGCCGTCGATAGCGAGGGTGCGGTGATTGAGAATCCAAGGTTCTATGAGCACTCGCTGAACCAGATCAGAAAGTTACAGCAGAGCATTGCCCGAAAGAAGCGATTTTCACAGAACTGGAAGAAGGCAAAAAGCAGGCTGGAGAAGGTCTATGATCATATCACGAACCAGAAAAAAGATTTCCTGCACAAACTCTCCCGTCAGTATGTTGATACCTATGCGGCGATCTGCGTCGAAGACCTGAATATCAAAAGTCTGAAGGAGAAAGGCAACGCTACAGGATTGCACAGGAGCATCCATGATGCTTCGTGGGGTCGATTCTATTCTTATCTTTCGTACAAGGCTGAAAGTGCTGGTACGAAACTCGTCAAAGTTGATCCCCGGAATACGTCGCAGATGTGCTCAAACTGTGGTAGCATCGTGAAAAAGACGCTCTCCGAGAGAGTCCACGAATGTCCATAG
- a CDS encoding CBS domain-containing protein, which translates to MSEEMYIYIRDVMAKPLTISKSAPITDALDKMLSENIDPLIVTDNGAVVGTISRQAIAETLGKKRNADMPPTQIHVSNSVSEEFTAAYPDQGVEILPDLLQHAKIVVVFDQEHNLIGQVTYGDLLKIMQPSAAVKDVMEPAYTINAEERVVHLRRRMVDEGISRFIVAADNGAVGIVTETDVARSMRAFREVVEGKHQDHRIRNLIVRDIMSTPLISVDAEKPLAEIIDLMIAKKISSLPVASGNGKIAGIITRSSLIKAM; encoded by the coding sequence ATGAGCGAAGAGATGTACATCTATATCAGAGACGTGATGGCAAAACCCCTCACCATCTCAAAGTCTGCACCAATCACCGACGCCCTCGACAAAATGCTCTCCGAGAACATCGACCCCCTGATCGTCACCGACAACGGGGCGGTCGTCGGCACCATCTCCAGACAGGCGATAGCGGAGACGCTCGGCAAAAAGAGGAACGCCGACATGCCGCCGACACAGATCCATGTTTCAAACAGTGTCTCAGAAGAATTTACCGCGGCCTACCCGGATCAGGGCGTCGAGATCCTTCCCGACCTCCTCCAGCACGCAAAGATCGTTGTGGTCTTCGATCAGGAGCACAATTTGATCGGCCAGGTCACCTATGGTGACCTGCTGAAGATCATGCAGCCGTCAGCGGCGGTAAAAGATGTTATGGAACCGGCATACACCATCAACGCCGAGGAGAGAGTGGTTCACCTCCGCCGCAGGATGGTCGACGAGGGGATCTCCCGCTTCATCGTCGCTGCCGATAACGGTGCGGTCGGGATTGTCACCGAAACCGATGTTGCCAGATCCATGCGGGCCTTCCGCGAGGTGGTCGAAGGGAAGCACCAGGATCACCGGATCAGAAACCTCATCGTCCGCGACATCATGTCGACCCCGCTGATCTCGGTCGATGCAGAGAAACCGCTCGCCGAGATCATCGACCTGATGATCGCAAAGAAGATCAGTTCCCTCCCGGTCGCCAGCGGCAACGGAAAGATCGCCGGCATCATCACCAGGTCGTCGCTGATCAAAGCGATGTGA
- a CDS encoding 30S ribosomal protein S13 yields the protein MDQEEEIKYFVRVRETDLDGTKQVQIALTGITGVGRHAAKIIAEQASVNSHAILGKMSDEEIERIRAAVENYAESVPTWMLNRPIDIYSGKSRHLLASEVPMTLDEDINIMRKVRSYSGIRHETGQKVRGQRTKSTGRTGTTVGVKRKKN from the coding sequence ATGGATCAGGAAGAAGAGATCAAGTATTTCGTCCGGGTTAGAGAAACCGACCTTGACGGCACCAAGCAGGTGCAGATCGCCCTCACCGGCATCACGGGAGTAGGACGGCACGCTGCGAAGATTATCGCAGAGCAGGCCAGCGTAAATTCCCACGCCATCCTCGGCAAAATGTCAGACGAGGAGATCGAGCGGATCCGCGCAGCGGTCGAAAACTATGCTGAAAGCGTCCCCACCTGGATGCTGAACCGGCCAATAGACATCTACTCGGGCAAGTCCAGGCACCTCCTTGCAAGTGAGGTCCCGATGACCCTCGACGAGGATATCAACATCATGCGTAAGGTCCGTTCCTACAGCGGCATTCGTCATGAGACCGGCCAGAAGGTTCGCGGTCAGCGCACCAAGTCCACCGGCAGAACGGGAACGACCGTCGGCGTGAAGAGGAAGAAGAACTGA
- a CDS encoding IS5 family transposase codes for MSTFTNFAIHHEYASLAALGDRLGEVSGLIDWDAFRPLLADLYTNAEGRGGRPNYDVVLMIRLLVLQQWYGLSDPELERQATDRISFRHFLGYPETIPDRSTVWLFRERLAQTGKDTAIWDEFQRQLEVQGLAIKRGVMQDATFITADPGHAPAGTPRGDQAETRRSRDGTWAKKGSKSQFGYKLHILLDKDSQLIRRIETTTASLHDSRIDLSREGETVYRDKGYFGVKPQASMDKTMHRAVRNHPLSIKENRRNKAISRTRSLVERPFAVIKRVFHAGHLMVTTVARVHVKNIFSCMNFNFRQLLTLKAQAAER; via the coding sequence ATGAGCACGTTTACCAATTTCGCGATCCACCACGAATATGCCAGCCTTGCAGCTCTGGGTGATCGGCTGGGTGAGGTCAGCGGTCTGATCGACTGGGATGCCTTCCGCCCTCTCCTTGCTGACCTCTACACCAACGCCGAGGGGCGAGGCGGCCGTCCGAACTATGACGTCGTTCTGATGATCCGGCTGCTGGTGCTTCAGCAGTGGTATGGCCTGTCTGACCCCGAACTGGAGCGTCAGGCGACCGACCGGATCTCGTTCCGTCACTTCCTGGGATATCCGGAAACCATTCCGGATCGGTCGACGGTCTGGCTGTTCCGGGAACGCTTGGCGCAAACCGGGAAGGATACCGCGATCTGGGATGAGTTCCAGCGGCAACTCGAAGTACAAGGGCTCGCCATCAAACGCGGTGTCATGCAGGACGCGACGTTCATCACCGCCGATCCCGGGCATGCTCCTGCCGGCACGCCCCGGGGAGATCAGGCAGAGACGCGGCGCAGCCGCGACGGCACCTGGGCCAAGAAGGGCTCGAAGTCACAGTTCGGGTACAAACTTCACATCCTGCTCGACAAGGACAGTCAGCTGATCCGCCGGATTGAGACCACCACGGCGTCACTCCATGACAGCAGGATCGATCTCTCCCGGGAAGGTGAGACGGTCTATCGCGATAAAGGCTATTTTGGGGTGAAACCGCAGGCATCTATGGACAAGACCATGCACCGGGCCGTTCGCAACCATCCCCTCTCCATCAAGGAGAACCGGCGGAACAAGGCCATCAGCAGAACACGATCGCTGGTGGAACGACCGTTTGCCGTGATCAAGCGGGTGTTCCATGCAGGCCACCTCATGGTCACGACGGTTGCCAGAGTGCACGTCAAGAACATCTTCTCCTGCATGAATTTCAACTTCAGGCAACTTCTTACCCTCAAAGCGCAAGCTGCCGAGCGATAG
- the tnpA gene encoding IS200/IS605 family transposase: MKYKLDRSAHSVFALYYHLVIVVKYRRKAMYSDDIRERLKDIVWNLSDELGIEVVAHEPAEDHYHLLFKATPKTNLVNVVNVIKGVSARRLRQEFPATKNLLWGDSLWSPSYFLATSG; the protein is encoded by the coding sequence ATGAAGTATAAACTTGATAGGTCAGCGCATTCAGTCTTTGCTCTCTACTATCATCTAGTGATAGTAGTGAAGTATCGCCGGAAAGCGATGTATTCTGACGATATTCGGGAACGTCTGAAAGATATTGTGTGGAACCTATCTGACGAGTTGGGTATAGAGGTTGTTGCTCATGAGCCCGCCGAAGATCACTATCATCTTCTCTTCAAGGCGACTCCAAAAACCAACCTCGTCAATGTTGTCAATGTGATCAAGGGGGTATCAGCGCGGAGACTGCGGCAGGAGTTTCCTGCAACAAAGAATTTACTGTGGGGAGATTCCTTGTGGTCTCCGTCATATTTCCTTGCAACATCGGGGTAG
- a CDS encoding DUF2073 domain-containing protein, with amino-acid sequence MIQGVQIDFLSAERLDRLTMMEKIRLILDDVRSGTIVVLEKGLLPEEQSKLIELTMMEIKPDGFSGIELETYPAKGGNEGFGGLLSRLIGKKSESRLTVIGPANQLKTLKKDQDLISAWVSSR; translated from the coding sequence ATGATCCAGGGAGTTCAGATCGATTTCCTCTCGGCAGAACGGCTTGATCGGCTGACCATGATGGAGAAGATCAGGCTGATCCTCGACGATGTGCGTTCAGGCACCATTGTCGTGCTTGAGAAGGGGCTGTTGCCCGAGGAGCAGAGCAAACTCATCGAGCTGACGATGATGGAGATCAAGCCTGACGGCTTTTCCGGGATCGAGCTGGAGACCTATCCTGCAAAGGGCGGAAACGAAGGGTTTGGCGGTTTACTTTCACGTCTGATCGGGAAAAAGTCCGAGTCGCGGCTGACGGTGATCGGGCCTGCAAACCAGCTCAAGACCCTCAAGAAGGACCAGGATCTGATCAGTGCCTGGGTTTCGTCACGGTGA